One stretch of Paenibacillus sp. FSL R5-0341 DNA includes these proteins:
- a CDS encoding response regulator: MTEPMTIKYRTIIVEDEALIRRNVSRKFKELGTRFEVIGEARNGQEALQLIEHTVPDLVVTDIQMPVMNGLELAKYLYFAYPHVKIVILSGYHEFEYARQAISYKVEDYLLKPLSEEQLRTLLDAMELKLGSAVDSLAHVSAVLDEQVKPEDIAEAVKLYLKQNYMHEITLQDMAGQMHFSVDYLGKCFKKVTGETPLKYMTGLRINEAKRMLVTHENMDIKTIGGAVGYSDSHYFSRIFKNKTGMYPSEYRLQLQERKKALSMDDEHHHVDLS; this comes from the coding sequence ATGACTGAACCCATGACGATCAAGTACAGAACGATTATTGTGGAGGACGAGGCCTTGATTCGCCGTAATGTATCACGCAAATTCAAGGAGCTGGGCACTCGGTTTGAGGTGATTGGTGAAGCGAGGAACGGTCAGGAAGCATTACAGCTCATTGAACATACTGTGCCTGATCTGGTTGTAACCGATATTCAGATGCCGGTGATGAACGGATTGGAATTGGCCAAATATCTGTATTTTGCCTACCCGCATGTGAAGATTGTCATTCTGAGTGGTTATCATGAATTCGAGTATGCACGACAGGCGATCAGCTACAAGGTGGAGGATTATCTGCTCAAACCATTGTCGGAAGAGCAGCTTCGTACACTGCTGGATGCGATGGAATTGAAGCTTGGGAGCGCAGTGGATTCGCTTGCCCATGTCAGTGCCGTACTGGATGAGCAGGTGAAGCCGGAGGATATCGCAGAGGCTGTTAAGCTGTATTTGAAGCAGAATTACATGCATGAGATTACACTCCAGGACATGGCGGGACAGATGCATTTTAGTGTGGACTATCTAGGGAAGTGTTTTAAGAAAGTAACAGGGGAGACTCCGCTGAAATATATGACAGGCCTGCGAATAAATGAAGCGAAGCGGATGCTTGTCACGCACGAGAATATGGATATCAAGACCATTGGCGGAGCGGTAGGCTATAGTGATTCCCACTATTTCAGCCGGATCTTCAAAAACAAAACCGGAATGTATCCTAGCGAGTATCGACTGCAATTACAGGAACGAAAAAAAGCCCTGTCCATGGATGATGAGCACCACCATGTTGACTTGAGCTGA
- a CDS encoding histidine kinase has translation MGVTNIIIGRGVWGLRYRFGTLQQSLFAYYSAVFIIFSLIVAGLLYVFLASDIRHRSEEQQKQLGVSIVGNLDQEVVKMNNFSMNIVYSNLVKEHFSHYLAPAEDSEQTLTSDPALYKDTTTLIDVILAIISSSNTAKQANIYDVNGKMLGAGAFNGQLSVDLTQRPWYKETWERSGWRVIRLLEGGALPMPTGEGKSDQPYISLTRVYKDGNYVSQGVVEILQDAGTLFQHLNDLQASNEELRIYVMDEQNTRLYPLSSDADASEAGHFDDVDLIQNLSFPPDTMQEVTDPLDHSKQMMTYMTSQETGWTVVVMQSKQSLFASLNRMAVMFIGATLATLMLILVLSYLISKRVTLPLHRLQRIIQKTGENDLISGQASAHLFKLDHPGSIREMDELNDTFIRLNQQLMQSFQDRLAMKSQETEARLLALQSQMNPHFLYNNITNISIMAEEGMNEQIVAFCGHIASMLRYISTPGKNGVPLSEELDYCERYLECMKIRFEDDLHYAFHIPDEMQHIQVPMLMVQPLLENTMKYGLGDTPPWRLNITGEMDTVQETWQIHVEDNGPGMEPEALAKIMHYIEQSQEWERMPDLEINGMGLKNIWVRLKLWYGTAAHMHIANKPSGGVQITLGGSIRKEHD, from the coding sequence ATGGGTGTAACCAATATCATCATAGGACGAGGTGTGTGGGGATTGCGCTATCGATTTGGAACGCTTCAGCAAAGTCTGTTTGCCTATTACTCTGCGGTATTTATTATCTTTTCGCTCATTGTGGCGGGGCTTCTGTATGTTTTTCTCGCAAGTGACATTCGTCATCGAAGTGAAGAACAGCAGAAACAACTGGGGGTATCGATTGTCGGCAATCTGGATCAGGAAGTGGTGAAAATGAACAACTTCTCCATGAATATCGTCTATTCCAATCTGGTAAAAGAACACTTCAGTCACTACTTGGCACCAGCAGAGGACAGTGAGCAGACACTGACGAGTGATCCGGCATTGTATAAGGATACAACCACACTGATTGATGTCATTCTGGCGATTATCAGCAGCTCCAATACAGCCAAGCAGGCCAATATCTATGATGTGAACGGTAAGATGTTGGGTGCGGGTGCATTCAACGGGCAACTGTCGGTAGATCTGACTCAGCGACCTTGGTACAAGGAAACGTGGGAGCGGAGTGGCTGGCGAGTGATCCGTCTGTTAGAGGGAGGAGCTTTGCCCATGCCAACAGGGGAGGGGAAATCAGATCAACCCTACATTTCGCTTACCCGGGTATACAAAGATGGCAATTATGTCAGCCAGGGCGTTGTTGAGATTTTGCAGGATGCCGGAACCCTGTTCCAGCATTTGAATGACTTGCAGGCGAGTAACGAAGAGCTTCGCATCTATGTGATGGATGAACAAAATACACGGTTATATCCGCTTTCGTCGGACGCCGATGCTTCCGAAGCAGGCCATTTCGATGATGTGGACTTGATTCAAAATCTTTCATTTCCACCGGATACCATGCAAGAAGTAACTGATCCTCTCGATCATTCCAAACAAATGATGACGTACATGACGTCACAGGAGACGGGATGGACCGTTGTTGTCATGCAATCGAAGCAGTCCCTTTTCGCGAGTCTTAACCGGATGGCTGTGATGTTTATCGGTGCGACGTTAGCTACTCTCATGCTGATTCTGGTTCTCTCGTATCTGATCTCCAAACGGGTCACTTTACCGCTCCATCGCTTACAGCGCATTATTCAGAAGACGGGTGAGAACGATCTGATATCAGGTCAGGCTTCGGCGCATTTGTTCAAGCTGGATCATCCCGGTTCCATCCGAGAGATGGATGAGTTGAATGATACGTTTATCCGGTTGAATCAACAGCTTATGCAGTCCTTTCAGGACAGGCTGGCGATGAAATCTCAGGAGACAGAAGCGAGATTACTGGCGTTACAATCCCAGATGAACCCGCATTTTCTCTACAACAACATCACGAATATTAGCATCATGGCGGAAGAAGGCATGAATGAGCAGATTGTCGCGTTTTGTGGTCATATTGCATCCATGCTCCGTTATATTTCTACTCCGGGTAAGAACGGGGTCCCACTGTCTGAGGAACTGGATTATTGCGAGCGATATCTGGAGTGTATGAAGATTCGGTTCGAGGATGATCTGCACTACGCGTTCCATATTCCGGATGAGATGCAACATATCCAGGTTCCGATGCTGATGGTACAACCACTACTCGAAAACACCATGAAATATGGACTGGGTGATACCCCTCCGTGGAGACTGAACATTACTGGGGAAATGGATACGGTACAGGAGACTTGGCAGATCCACGTGGAAGACAACGGGCCTGGCATGGAACCCGAGGCACTTGCCAAGATCATGCATTACATCGAACAATCACAGGAGTGGGAGCGTATGCCCGATCTCGAAATTAACGGAATGGGACTCAAGAATATTTGGGTCCGATTGAAATTATGGTATGGCACTGCAGCCCACATGCATATTGCAAACAAGCCTTCCGGCGGTGTCCAGATTACACTAGGTGGTTCCATTCGAAAGGAGCATGACTGA
- a CDS encoding ABC transporter substrate-binding protein yields the protein MMRKRFLFSLASVLLLSTLLLAGCNSGKSAEGSGKVTLTFGTSQSGIPRTGIMQTMAKEYEQETGVKIDFQVVPDAQWRDLIKVKLASGEAPDIFNVDVDPLSMPANVRPEENAIDLTNEEFTGRMSEEILPTVSHNDKVYGVSFAPTKIWYVYYNKRIFAELGIEPPTSYAEFKTISQKIKDKDIIPFYQAPASGWYQVLPLFETGPNYEQTTAGTYEKLNNNEMKVADMTQLKTVIEQLKEFADLGYFGKDFLSNTVEAGIEAFGQEKAAMLLRVPGTEKEVSEAYPEMEDNMGFFVMPWGDNQTIGVNPGGSAAMFGNKNSKHPEEVLKFFRWITEHDHLQRVFDEGEGNLTICWPEIEPKLTQDYIDYEKNHEKGTVMQAAVKYIDPQWMDIGKDLSGMFAGAMTPDQILQNIDKRRAEQAKVLKDEAWQ from the coding sequence ATGATGAGAAAACGATTTCTATTTTCGCTTGCAAGTGTGCTCTTGCTCTCCACCCTGCTGCTTGCCGGGTGCAACTCAGGTAAAAGTGCGGAAGGTTCGGGTAAGGTGACACTCACGTTTGGAACAAGCCAATCGGGTATTCCGCGTACAGGCATCATGCAGACGATGGCCAAGGAATATGAGCAGGAGACGGGTGTCAAAATTGACTTTCAGGTCGTTCCTGACGCACAGTGGCGTGACCTGATCAAGGTAAAGCTGGCCTCTGGCGAAGCACCTGACATTTTCAATGTCGATGTGGACCCACTGAGCATGCCGGCCAATGTAAGACCGGAGGAAAATGCCATAGACCTGACCAATGAGGAATTCACAGGTCGGATGTCCGAAGAGATTTTGCCAACTGTCAGTCACAATGACAAGGTGTACGGGGTTTCTTTTGCACCAACGAAAATCTGGTATGTGTACTATAACAAACGTATCTTCGCAGAGCTTGGCATTGAGCCTCCTACATCCTATGCCGAATTCAAGACAATCAGCCAGAAAATTAAAGATAAAGACATCATTCCGTTCTATCAAGCACCTGCCAGCGGGTGGTATCAGGTTCTGCCTTTGTTCGAAACGGGGCCTAACTATGAACAAACGACAGCTGGAACCTATGAGAAGCTGAACAATAATGAGATGAAAGTAGCTGATATGACACAGCTTAAGACGGTCATTGAGCAGTTAAAGGAATTTGCGGATCTCGGTTATTTCGGCAAAGACTTCTTGTCCAATACAGTTGAAGCGGGAATTGAAGCGTTTGGTCAGGAGAAAGCGGCTATGCTGCTGCGGGTGCCAGGTACGGAAAAGGAAGTGTCCGAAGCGTATCCGGAAATGGAAGACAACATGGGATTCTTCGTCATGCCATGGGGTGACAATCAGACGATTGGCGTGAATCCGGGCGGATCGGCTGCGATGTTCGGCAACAAGAACAGTAAACATCCCGAAGAAGTGCTGAAATTCTTCCGCTGGATTACCGAGCACGATCATCTGCAACGTGTGTTCGATGAAGGTGAAGGTAACCTGACGATCTGCTGGCCGGAAATCGAACCGAAGCTGACACAGGATTATATTGATTATGAGAAAAATCATGAAAAAGGTACGGTCATGCAGGCCGCTGTGAAATATATTGATCCACAATGGATGGATATTGGCAAGGACTTGTCAGGTATGTTCGCTGGAGCCATGACACCGGATCAGATTCTGCAAAATATTGATAAACGTCGGGCTGAACAAGCCAAAGTGTTGAAGGATGAAGCGTGGCAATAA
- a CDS encoding sugar ABC transporter permease has protein sequence MNANKIYPWYFSTGAIVLYLLFIVAPALLGIYYSFTDWNSYSSEKNFIGLEHFRTILAGDPTYLLFIKNTVLFTLVTSIAKTVLGLFLALLLVSGVKAANLHRMIIFSPQVLSFLIVGLVFKSLLDPNNGFVNVTLRSMGLDVLAQNWLGSLTWAMPSIMAVDTWKGMGYIMVLFIAGLLAIPRDYYEAASIDGAGFGQKLFRITIPMLMPTITIATVLNITYGLRVFDAVYVLTNGGPGNATDVINTAVYSSFAKGYWGLGSALSTILFVIMAIISFFIIRLMNRKVEY, from the coding sequence ATGAATGCAAACAAAATTTATCCCTGGTATTTTTCAACTGGAGCGATTGTGTTATATCTGCTGTTCATTGTCGCTCCCGCCCTGCTGGGCATCTATTACTCCTTCACTGACTGGAACAGCTATAGTTCGGAGAAGAACTTTATCGGTCTGGAGCATTTCCGTACGATTCTGGCGGGTGATCCGACCTATCTGCTTTTTATCAAAAATACAGTCCTGTTCACCCTGGTTACATCCATCGCCAAGACCGTTCTGGGCTTGTTTCTGGCCCTGCTGCTGGTCAGCGGTGTAAAGGCCGCCAATCTGCACCGGATGATTATCTTCTCCCCGCAGGTGCTGTCGTTCCTGATTGTTGGACTTGTGTTCAAAAGTCTGCTCGACCCCAACAACGGGTTCGTTAACGTAACACTACGTTCTATGGGACTGGACGTTCTCGCCCAGAATTGGCTGGGCTCCCTGACCTGGGCCATGCCATCCATCATGGCAGTGGATACGTGGAAAGGCATGGGGTACATCATGGTGCTGTTCATCGCCGGACTGCTCGCCATCCCCCGCGATTATTACGAGGCAGCATCCATTGACGGCGCCGGGTTCGGGCAAAAGCTGTTCCGAATTACGATTCCGATGCTGATGCCTACCATTACGATCGCGACGGTACTTAATATTACGTATGGGCTGAGAGTATTTGATGCCGTATACGTGCTCACCAATGGTGGGCCCGGCAACGCGACGGATGTCATTAACACGGCGGTCTATTCCTCTTTTGCCAAAGGGTATTGGGGACTCGGGAGCGCACTATCCACCATCCTGTTTGTTATCATGGCGATCATCTCCTTCTTCATCATTCGTTTGATGAATCGAAAGGTGGAATACTGA
- a CDS encoding carbohydrate ABC transporter permease yields MRLRKRLASIGLNALAWLLSLVVLIPFVVIVLNSFKSDAEAKVLKLTLPEKFIFENYKIVYEQGHLGGSFFNSLLHSGASSLLLVFVVAFSAFTLSRNHSRLSKFLYFFLILGITLPLNYIPLMEVMKSMGMINSHVGMILLYTAMGIPISLFITYAFVSNIPKELDEAAIMDGCNGIKLFLRIIVPLLTSVLVTVFVLNFLSVWNEFTAPLYMLNTVEMWPMTLAVYNFFGQFSAQWNLVSADIVLTSLPVLIVFLIGQKYIVGGLTSGAVKG; encoded by the coding sequence ATGCGATTGAGAAAAAGACTGGCTTCGATCGGGTTAAATGCACTCGCCTGGCTGCTTAGCCTGGTGGTCCTGATTCCTTTTGTCGTCATCGTACTGAATTCATTCAAGTCGGACGCCGAGGCCAAAGTGCTGAAACTGACGCTGCCCGAGAAGTTTATCTTCGAAAATTACAAAATCGTCTATGAACAAGGACACTTGGGAGGTTCTTTTTTCAACAGTCTGCTGCATTCCGGGGCCTCTTCCCTGCTATTGGTGTTTGTCGTGGCTTTCTCAGCCTTCACGTTATCACGTAACCATTCGAGGCTCAGCAAGTTTCTGTACTTCTTCCTGATTCTCGGTATCACACTGCCGCTCAACTACATTCCGCTGATGGAAGTGATGAAGTCCATGGGTATGATCAATTCACATGTCGGCATGATTCTGCTCTACACGGCCATGGGCATTCCGATCTCGCTGTTCATTACGTATGCGTTTGTGTCTAACATCCCCAAAGAGCTGGATGAAGCCGCCATCATGGACGGATGTAATGGGATCAAGCTATTCCTGCGAATCATTGTGCCTTTGTTAACCTCGGTGCTAGTGACGGTATTTGTACTGAATTTCCTGAGTGTCTGGAATGAATTCACTGCTCCACTCTATATGCTCAACACGGTGGAAATGTGGCCGATGACGCTGGCTGTATATAACTTCTTCGGACAATTCAGTGCCCAGTGGAATCTGGTCAGCGCGGATATCGTGCTAACGTCCTTGCCTGTGTTAATTGTGTTCCTCATTGGGCAAAAGTATATTGTAGGGGGACTAACTTCAGGAGCCGTTAAGGGGTAA
- a CDS encoding Rrf2 family transcriptional regulator, translating to MRQISSRFSIAVHTLSLIAVMPNECTGDVIAQSVSTNPVIIRRIMSKLKQAGLIDVRPGVGGASLLKDPADITLLDVYRALEVVEDGELFNFHKHPNPKCPVGNMIEHTLRAELIEAQTAMEQRLNRVTIQQMMDQIHVSE from the coding sequence ATGAGACAAATCAGCAGTCGCTTTTCCATTGCGGTTCATACCCTGTCCCTGATCGCTGTTATGCCGAATGAATGCACCGGAGATGTGATTGCTCAGAGTGTGAGTACGAATCCCGTGATTATCCGGCGGATTATGTCCAAGCTGAAACAAGCTGGCCTGATCGACGTCAGACCCGGTGTGGGCGGTGCTTCCTTGTTGAAAGATCCGGCAGACATAACCCTTCTCGATGTATATCGAGCGCTTGAGGTCGTGGAGGATGGGGAGTTGTTTAACTTTCACAAACATCCCAACCCGAAATGTCCGGTGGGAAATATGATCGAACACACCTTACGTGCCGAACTCATTGAGGCTCAGACAGCCATGGAACAGCGCTTGAACCGTGTAACCATACAGCAGATGATGGATCAGATTCATGTCTCTGAATAA
- a CDS encoding SDR family oxidoreductase — translation MKVLVTGATGHLGSLVVEALLKTDSAKDLAVSVRNPEKAEALRSQGVDVRHGDFDQPETLENAFAGVDRLLLISTDGDNETRIRQHQTAVDAAKKAGVGFIAYTSVVNTEKNTLSLAEVHRATEQAIRESGIPYSLLRNNWYLENEAGSLQAATQGAPWVHATNDSQVGWATRSDYAHAAAAVLAGEGHENTVYELSGKLRTQAELAAIVGEVLGQEINVQNVDDAAYADIMKGAGLPDFVVSMLVDMQSAIREGALAIESNTLETLLGRPAQPLSEGIKAIVGK, via the coding sequence ATGAAAGTTTTGGTTACTGGCGCAACAGGTCACTTGGGTTCACTGGTCGTAGAGGCATTGTTAAAAACGGATTCTGCCAAGGATTTGGCAGTCAGTGTACGTAATCCGGAGAAAGCGGAAGCGCTCCGTTCTCAAGGTGTTGACGTTCGTCACGGTGATTTCGATCAACCGGAGACGTTGGAGAACGCTTTTGCTGGTGTAGACCGTCTGTTGCTCATCTCCACCGATGGTGACAATGAAACGCGTATTCGCCAACATCAGACAGCCGTGGATGCTGCCAAAAAAGCAGGCGTGGGCTTCATCGCTTATACAAGCGTTGTGAATACAGAGAAAAACACCCTGTCCCTGGCTGAAGTACATCGCGCTACAGAACAGGCTATTCGTGAGTCTGGCATTCCTTATTCCCTCTTACGCAATAACTGGTACCTGGAAAATGAAGCAGGCAGCCTACAAGCAGCAACGCAAGGCGCACCTTGGGTTCATGCCACCAACGACAGCCAAGTAGGCTGGGCCACACGTAGTGATTATGCTCATGCTGCCGCAGCTGTACTTGCAGGTGAAGGACATGAAAATACTGTGTATGAATTGTCTGGCAAACTGCGCACGCAAGCTGAGCTGGCTGCCATTGTTGGTGAAGTGCTTGGACAGGAAATCAACGTGCAGAACGTGGACGATGCCGCTTATGCTGACATCATGAAAGGTGCAGGTCTACCGGACTTTGTCGTATCCATGCTCGTTGATATGCAAAGTGCCATTCGTGAAGGTGCACTGGCTATAGAAAGTAATACATTGGAAACATTGCTTGGCCGTCCGGCTCAGCCACTTAGCGAAGGTATCAAAGCGATTGTAGGCAAGTAA
- a CDS encoding RNA 2'-phosphotransferase, whose translation MDLMKLSKELSYALRHAPWEYELELDEEGWVGISQLLVALHESPQWKEVTEADLEQMIQASEKKRHEISSGRIRALYGHSTPHKISKSPAEPPEILYHGTPARAVNSIMEHGLQPRQRQYVHLSADIDTANQVGRRRDDQPVILKINAAQAALDGILFYHGNENIWLADHIPARYILEA comes from the coding sequence TTGGATCTGATGAAATTAAGCAAGGAACTCTCATACGCTCTGCGACATGCCCCGTGGGAGTATGAGCTGGAGCTGGACGAAGAGGGTTGGGTGGGAATTTCGCAATTGCTGGTGGCTTTGCATGAAAGTCCGCAGTGGAAGGAAGTCACGGAAGCTGATCTGGAGCAGATGATTCAAGCCTCGGAGAAAAAGAGACATGAGATCTCTTCAGGCCGCATCCGGGCATTGTATGGACATTCGACTCCGCACAAGATATCCAAGTCACCTGCCGAGCCACCGGAAATCCTGTACCATGGGACCCCGGCACGCGCAGTGAATTCCATTATGGAACATGGCTTACAGCCACGGCAGAGGCAATATGTACATCTGTCCGCAGATATCGATACGGCCAATCAGGTGGGACGAAGACGGGATGATCAGCCTGTCATTCTGAAAATCAATGCTGCTCAAGCGGCCCTAGATGGAATCCTCTTTTATCATGGAAATGAAAATATCTGGCTGGCCGATCATATTCCTGCACGTTATATTCTTGAAGCATGA
- the imm48 gene encoding Imm48 family immunity protein, protein MTEFINADDINDVILAAAANELEQMVDKMCELIGTPLEQTTELERQVMAAFGFGAVYGITHRDQLAEPQAHALSIRMLIKPFNYSEQQAVDFADDLIRVASDREVHPVMNTIIHRGIDGHHQFNQEDDEGLARNIQEILTAVQSQQ, encoded by the coding sequence ATGACTGAATTTATCAACGCTGACGATATTAATGACGTAATTCTGGCTGCGGCGGCAAACGAGCTGGAGCAGATGGTGGACAAAATGTGTGAGCTGATTGGCACGCCTTTGGAACAGACGACAGAACTAGAGCGTCAGGTGATGGCTGCGTTTGGTTTTGGTGCGGTATATGGCATCACGCATCGGGATCAGCTGGCGGAGCCACAGGCTCATGCCTTGAGTATTCGGATGCTAATTAAGCCGTTCAACTACAGCGAGCAACAAGCCGTCGATTTTGCCGATGACCTGATTCGAGTGGCTTCTGACCGGGAAGTTCATCCGGTGATGAACACCATTATTCATCGCGGGATCGATGGGCACCATCAATTCAATCAGGAAGACGATGAAGGGCTAGCTCGTAACATTCAGGAGATTTTAACAGCGGTTCAATCGCAGCAATAG
- a CDS encoding nucleotidyl transferase AbiEii/AbiGii toxin family protein encodes MSGKSVQLHSLNEDERFIVVLEALLKRASLVNSPFVLKGSLLTRQYLENPNVRYVDDIDFLYTGRIETEDQANEIFTDWMIRVTEMDLNDGIVFRSFSKNAFWRRIDYAMADDFPTVNTELAFYIDSEPRSENVYEDDDELHLDISFNLDLDEKSVALSYQPLVGEAFVVPHTVPLSIQIAWKLHQTIVRPRFKDLYDLQHLLSNPSYDQQALKETLQTLVNECSMDPAITRADMKKVLVDDLHDVYSRFNYDYDLQYYAGSRSPEIYFMEFVSELRQTMNHAGINNDAYEQLPNCSTHK; translated from the coding sequence ATGTCCGGAAAAAGTGTACAATTACATAGCTTGAATGAGGATGAGAGATTCATTGTTGTGTTGGAAGCTCTATTGAAGCGTGCCTCTCTGGTGAATAGTCCATTTGTATTAAAAGGAAGCTTACTGACAAGACAGTATTTGGAGAATCCCAATGTTCGTTATGTGGACGACATCGACTTTCTGTATACAGGTCGAATTGAGACTGAGGATCAGGCCAATGAAATCTTTACAGACTGGATGATCCGGGTAACAGAGATGGATTTGAATGACGGTATCGTCTTCCGAAGCTTTAGTAAGAATGCTTTCTGGCGCAGAATAGACTACGCGATGGCGGATGATTTCCCTACGGTGAACACGGAACTTGCCTTTTATATTGATAGTGAACCAAGGAGCGAAAATGTGTATGAAGATGACGATGAGCTACATCTGGATATATCCTTTAACCTCGACTTGGACGAGAAGTCTGTTGCTCTATCGTACCAACCCCTGGTTGGAGAAGCTTTTGTCGTTCCTCACACCGTACCACTCTCCATTCAAATTGCATGGAAACTGCATCAAACAATAGTGAGGCCACGCTTCAAAGATCTGTACGATTTGCAGCATCTGTTGTCTAACCCGTCCTACGATCAGCAGGCGCTCAAAGAGACATTACAGACCCTGGTCAACGAGTGCAGTATGGACCCGGCTATTACGAGAGCGGATATGAAAAAGGTGCTAGTTGACGATTTGCATGATGTGTATTCGAGGTTTAATTACGATTATGACCTGCAGTATTATGCCGGAAGCCGCAGTCCTGAGATCTATTTTATGGAGTTTGTTTCGGAGCTGCGCCAAACGATGAACCACGCCGGGATTAACAATGACGCATATGAACAGTTACCAAACTGCTCTACGCATAAATAG
- a CDS encoding serine/threonine-protein kinase, which produces MRKDNCKMALQRNVIINDTYQVRQVLASSELAIVYAGRDRNTGAKVAIKEFFPLRLAERQADKRGVFCSSRGFSGQYQELLAAFLLEGELLSTLDHPHIVSYLDHFEANDTGYLVMEYCTGITLTEYLNEHNHALDAAFITETLLPLVDTLDYIHKQGILHRDVKPSNIMVMEDGTPKLLDFGSATRWPMQSGEKQAIFTSAGYSPLEFYSEKSSQGPMSDIYSLAALLHYWTCGQPPMDVKQRLFQDELPSVRSHNEYVNPWLARVIHWGLSVRSEKRCASLVWVRSSLRVQAWVWKVRKPGTVEWSLAENEHTQVYEVEPKKQHETA; this is translated from the coding sequence ATGAGAAAAGACAATTGCAAAATGGCATTGCAACGCAATGTGATTATAAATGATACATATCAGGTAAGACAGGTATTGGCCAGCAGCGAGTTGGCTATTGTATATGCAGGGCGAGATCGTAATACAGGTGCCAAGGTAGCCATTAAAGAATTCTTCCCACTGCGACTGGCTGAGCGTCAGGCAGACAAGCGGGGAGTCTTCTGTTCATCGCGTGGATTTAGTGGGCAATATCAGGAGTTGCTAGCAGCATTTCTGCTCGAAGGTGAACTGTTATCGACACTGGATCATCCTCATATTGTTTCGTATTTGGATCATTTTGAAGCGAATGATACGGGGTATCTGGTTATGGAATACTGCACAGGGATTACGTTGACTGAGTATCTGAATGAACACAATCATGCGCTCGATGCTGCATTCATAACGGAGACGCTGCTTCCACTGGTGGATACATTGGATTATATACATAAGCAAGGCATTCTTCACCGGGATGTGAAACCTTCCAACATTATGGTGATGGAGGATGGTACGCCCAAACTTCTGGACTTCGGCTCAGCGACCCGTTGGCCTATGCAATCTGGAGAGAAACAGGCGATATTTACATCGGCTGGCTATTCTCCGCTGGAGTTTTATTCGGAAAAATCCAGTCAGGGACCTATGTCGGACATCTATAGCCTTGCAGCTCTGCTCCATTATTGGACATGCGGTCAGCCACCAATGGACGTGAAGCAACGGTTGTTCCAGGATGAACTGCCATCTGTTCGTTCACATAATGAATATGTGAATCCTTGGCTTGCACGTGTTATTCATTGGGGGCTGTCGGTGCGTTCCGAGAAACGCTGTGCTTCTCTGGTCTGGGTCAGAAGTTCGCTCCGAGTTCAAGCCTGGGTGTGGAAAGTGCGTAAACCTGGAACGGTGGAATGGTCTTTGGCTGAAAACGAACATACGCAGGTCTATGAAGTGGAGCCGAAAAAGCAGCATGAGACGGCGTAA